A part of Streptococcus porcinus genomic DNA contains:
- a CDS encoding MerR family transcriptional regulator encodes MKEKELRRSMAVFPIGTVMKLTDLSARQIRYYEDQELIKPERTEGNRRMFSLNDMDRLLEIKDFIDDGLNIAAIKREYIRRENKFHQAEKVLTDADVRRILHDELLSQGGFKSPAQPMGNFRI; translated from the coding sequence ATGAAAGAGAAAGAATTAAGACGATCAATGGCAGTATTCCCTATCGGTACTGTTATGAAATTGACAGATTTATCTGCTAGACAGATTCGCTACTATGAGGATCAAGAGCTAATCAAGCCAGAGCGTACCGAAGGCAATCGCCGGATGTTTTCGTTGAATGATATGGATCGATTATTGGAAATTAAGGATTTTATCGATGATGGCCTTAATATTGCTGCTATTAAACGTGAATACATTCGAAGAGAAAATAAATTTCATCAAGCTGAAAAGGTCTTGACTGATGCGGATGTTAGACGGATCCTTCATGATGAACTCTTAAGCCAAGGTGGTTTCAAGTCACCAGCGCAACCAATGGGAAACTTTCGTATTTAA